The following DNA comes from Miscanthus floridulus cultivar M001 chromosome 5, ASM1932011v1, whole genome shotgun sequence.
TGGGATGTTTTAGTTTATCGGATATTCCATGGATGGGTGAATTATGGTGCCTCCATCAGTGTCGACTCTACGCATTCTTTGGAAATTCGAAAttcaaaaaaaggaaagaaaatctTGGTACCGGCCTGGAGAAAAATATCTTTGCTTGTTTGGAGGCATTGGTGCTGATCTAAAAAATCCGTGGACTGTAGCGAATTCGGTTAGGCAAGGTCTGAACGGCCGGCCAGCCGCACCCTGGTCCTGGTGGGGTTGAGGACTTGAGCTTGAGGCTGAGGCTAAAAGCTAACCAAGCGGTCTGTGATGGAGCACGTCAGTCACACAACTCACAAGATTTTACAGCGTTGCGACTCGATCGCTGTGGAGTGTGGACTcggattttcctttttctttgatgatgatgaggaatgcgGACCAGCAGCCTAGCAGAAATTAGAGCAAAGGTTGACAAAACGTAGTATTTCTAGTGGACCAATAGTGTGCTATGCGTGCGCACGCTCACACCttttttttctataattttttttcccttttttgcTGCAAAAACTACCCAGAGCAGTAAATAGCCACAGTTACCAGCTGACCTCTCTCTCGATTCCTTGGGCCGCCTGGTGGCTTTCTTCTTGGTCTCGTTCCTTCGGCTGGACACCTGTGGCCACGGCCGCGCTGCTTGCCTTGACTTGCTCTCGATTCGTGGGCATGGCGGCTTCGCCGGCTTGTGCTCCAGGCCTCATCTCTTGCCCCACGCTCCCTCCGCAGCCCGTTATCTTCCGCTGCTACTGGGCCCAAAAGCCCTCCTACGCGTCGTCCACCTCCAGGCGCCCGCGCCGCAGGGGGTTCGTTCCGGTTGCAGCTGCCTCCACCCGCACCTCCCCTGCGGCCGCTCGGGGCCTCGACGCGGACGACTTCCGCCACCCGCTCGACAAGCAGGCTAGCTTTCCTTGATTTGACAAAATCTTTTCTTTCTGTCCACGTATAATCATCGATTGCGGCTGCGGATGATAGATGAAGTTCCTGTCTTCTGAAAGAGAAGCCCTTTTTTTTCTTGTTTCACAGAATACTTTGCTGCTAAGAGCGATTCCTGGGCTCAACGACATAGGCAAAGCTTTGTTAGGTCGCTCACTCACATTTCTCCCTCAGCGTTACCAATCCATCTCAACGTAGTATCCTCAACGATTCATTCTTGCTTTCTTTTGCTACTGCAGGACCTGTCTCGGAGCAAGTTATGGTCCTCCAGAACATTGGAACATCAGTTCTCGTCTCCCCAAACCAGGTCCGATCTGCCTGTCGCATTAATCAACTCAATGTATTCTGAACTTCTGCACGCTGATAACACGCTTGACTGACTGATATCATTGACTTCTGTTGTTTCCGGACCTTATAGTTTGTTGTTTTGTCTATCACCACACCCTACAGGTTACTGTAATTCAGGGAACTAATGATTTGTTTCTCTCTTCAGCTTCCAGATCTCCACCAACTGCTGGCTGAGGCTGCAACGCTCTTGAACACGGAAGCTCCTGACTTGTACATAAGGCAGAATCCTGTTCCAAATGCTTACACCTTAGCAATCAATGGCAAAAAACCATTCATCGTCGTTCACACAAGCCTTGTGGAGCTGCTTACTCCAAAGGAATTGCAGGTGCTGTTGTGTCTAAACAAACTCATCAACTGACAATGTCTAGATGAACAATCCAAATAAGAATTATTATTTGCTTACCTAGTGTCTGAATGCATTGATTACTCATCATATAGGATTTGTTTCAATTAGGCTGTTTTGGCTCATGAGCTGGGTCACCTCAAGTGCGATCATGGTGTGTGGCTCACTTTCGCCAATATACTCACAATGGGAGCATACACTGTCCCTGGTAGACCATCTAACCACTTATATCTCATTAGAAGGGTAGGCTATGTACCTACACTTCATTTCAACCGCATCTCATGGTAAGTGCATGCACTTTCTTCAGGTTTTGGCATGGTTGCTGGCTTCCTGGAAGAGCAGCTATACAGATGGCTACGAGCTGCAGAGCTGACTTGTGACAGGGCAGCTCTTCTTGTTGTGCAAGACCCAAAGGTACCTTCAGTCTGAAACTACCTCATTTTTTAAAGTTGATTTGTATTGAACATGAGGTATAGGCGTATAGCAGAATAGCTAGCAATGCTACTCTTCTATCTTTGATTTTGCTCTGGAAGTGGACTTTTTGCATGGTGCGGTCATGGATTATATATGACTCTTAGCAAAAGTAGAGGTTCGTGTAGTTTTCATCATCCAAGTAACAATTTTTAGTGCATAGAAAGAGCAGCTGTTCTTCAAATTCGAAGAAAAGGAGCAGCTGCTAGTGAATTTAACATATAATGCATCCATGCTTACTCTACAAGTTGGTATCTTCACCTAATACTAAACTCTTGATTGTCGAGAGGTAGTCATCTCCATTCTTGACTGTCTGAAAATACAAATAACTGTCTTCCGTTGTAATGCTTATCCTGCAAGTCTGTGTCATCACTTGATACTTATTCTTCATTGTCAAGAGGTTGTCATCTCTGTTCTGATGAAATTGGCCGGAGGATGCCCATCTCTTGCCGACCAGCTAAACGTGGATGCCTTCTTGGAGCAAGCTCGTTCCTACGACAAAGCTGCATCGAACCCAGTTGGGTGGTACATCCGGTTAGAACTGTTATCACTTGAACCATGATTGGCGACATTAGTGTTGTGGAAATGAGCATGTGTTGTATGACATCTCTTTCTCAATCTCTTTACATGCTGCAGGAACGCGCAAACCAGAGAGCTTTCACACCCTTTGCCTGTGATGCGAGCCTGCGAGATTGATGAGTGGTCAAGAAGCCAGGAGTACAAGACCATAATGCAAAAAATGCTTCAGCTGGAGCTAAACAGAGTATAGTTAGTGGCAACACATACGAAAAGGTTTGTTGACCAAATCGCACATGTTTCTTTGCAAGGATTTAGCTTCAAATCATGACTATTCTTTTGCTCTATATCTGATCATGAGTTTGCGTTTTCCTCCTCCTGGGTGGCTCGGCACCAAATTTTTTCAGGACTGTAGAGTTTGTAGCTTGTGTATGGAAGGTAATGTCTGTATTTGGTGAAGGCTGGTGCTGCTGGAAAACAGATACAAGCATAGACATACTGTATATATTTGCAGTTGAATTTAGTTTCCTTGTATATGctgtcttttttctttctttctgtcACAGTGCAATACTGTAACTAGAATAGAATGAATAAAAGTTTATTTGAGTTGCCGGATAACTGGAAGGATCCGCATGATTAGTCTTTCTAAGTCTGAGTCGCGTGACAGTGTCATGCATAAGAGACTAGGCTATTGTGACTTGGGATCAGGAAGCTACGCCTAGTAATTGAGCTTGGCAAGAAAATCAGGATAATCTTGGCCATTTGGGTTCCGATCCTCCTATCCAGACAGAGCAACAGAGGCTTAATTTGGTTCTCAAACAGATTTTAATTTCGTCCCATCCAGATTTTGGCCTCCCGTTACTCTTTAAGAGGTGGACAAAAAGATTGAACCTGGCTTGAATTGGCCTAATTCTGGTGTATTTTGGCTCACATTTGGATGCATTTCGTCTTGGGGGACACTGGTTGTGGCTGGACCAACCGACTGGCCGAGAAAGGCCACACCTGTCCGGCGGTCCCGCCGCCTCCACCCGGGGAGCAGCTGCTTGCAGCCACTGGCACTGCAGTCTGCAGAGgacagcattttcgttgttatttagtaattagtgtccaatcatagtctaattagacttaaaagattcgtctcatgaatttcgtctaaactgtgtaattagttttattttttatttatatttaatgttttatgCATGGCGTCTAGAGATTCGATGTatcgaaaaatcttgaaaaattttgcaaaatgaagtgcatAAACAGCACCCAAAGCCCAAAAGGCGGAAAGGCGATCAACACGTACGATAAAGATGGGGATGGCATTGGCATCGCCGTTGGCCATTGCCGCCGGTGTCACAGGTAGGTACACCGCTCCCCTTCCCTGCCTGCCTGCTCAAGTGCTCATCTACTGGTGCCCTGACTGTTTTGGCTCGATCCAACTCCGAGTCCGAGGTAGGGCTTGTTGCGTTCCAGGATGAGCTTCCTcgctccgtcgccgccgccgccgtcgctcaaGGCAGCCGCGGGCGTTCCGGCGGCCGGAATCAGCATCCCGTGGCCGCGGCAGCGATTGGATGGTCTCCGTTTGCGAGCAGCCCCAGCAAGTCTTCCTCGGCTGGCATCAGTGGTATCATTTATCCTGGATTTCCTGTCCTCCGTTGCATCAATCATATACATGCCCAATGCGCAATCGGGTGGCTTTGATTGAAATCGCACGCAGCAAAGCGCGGTGCTGGACATCGAGGGCACGACGAGCCCTATCTCGTTCGTGACGGACGTGCTCTTCCCCTACGCCCGCGACAACGTCCGCAAGCACCTGGACGCCACCTACGGCACCCACTAGACCAACGACGACATCGCCCTGTTGCGCGCTCAGGTCAGCTTTCCCGTTCCCCGTCTCCCGTCATGCTGAATGCCGCTGCTGAATTGCATTGCTCAACAGCCAATGAACTTCGGCTCCTTCTGAAAGAGACCGGCTTGGAATCTTACAGGTCGAGCAGGACCTAGCCGAGGGCGTCGCCGGCGCCGTCCCGGTTCCGCCGGACGAGGCTGGAAAGGACAGCGTCATCGACGCTCTGGTCGCCAACGTGGAGGCCATGATCAAGGCGGATAGGAAAATAACCTCACTGAAGCAATTGCAGGTACTGATACTGATAACTGGCTACTTACTCTGTCTACTGACACTATCCGGCAATTCCTTCAGTTTCAGGTTGAAAATCTGGCCAGGTCAGATTCAGAACACCCTGAGATGATTTGATTCAGAACACCCTGAGATGATTTCTCATTTTCTCTTCATTGGTTGAAGGGCCACGTCTGGAGGACTGGGTTCGAGGGCCAAGAAATCAAGGGAGTGGTGTTCGATGACGTGCCACCAGCTCTCGAGAAGTGGCACGCGAGCAGCATCAAGGTTCTCGCTCCTCCTCTACTAATAAATTTATATATGTGGATACGTATACATTGATCATTCCAGAGCACATTTTACCATTTGTCATCAACCATATACACTGATTGTCAGCTCTTGCTGAACTTAGTTTGATTTACATATGCTTGCAGACATACATATATTCCAGTGGTAGCAGAGAAGCCCAGAGGCTTATTTTCGGGAACACTACCTACGGCGACCTTAGAAAGCACCTGTGTGGATTTTTTGACACGACAATTGGGTACGCTGTACAGCTAATATCACCTTCCGTTCATTGATTCATATCACTCTCTATGACTGTGATTGTTAATTTATCCTTTTGGCGTCTGCAATGAAGAACCAAGAGAGAAGCTCGCTGCTACTACGAAATCTGGCAGTCCGTTGGGGTAGATCGGCCGTCTCAGATATTGTTCTTGACAGATGTGTATCAAGAAGCCACAGCAGCACAGGCCGCAGGTGAGCTTCTCACCACATTTTTCCTTGCTAAAAATCCAACATGTACTACGAGAATATCTACCAGTTAGACAACTTAGATTCATGTACTAGGAGAACCATCCAATACGACTAAAATCCAACATGTAGATACAACACTTTTCCTTTGGGCAATTTTCCAACTATTGAAATTGCCAACCTCAGGGCAAATGGCAATTCACAAATCAAGTTGCACATCGATCACATCCATGTAGATGGCAATGGTCAAAATGTCAATCTTTCAGAAACTCATGCTGTCATGAATTGTTTAAACTTTTTACAGGCCTTGAGGTACTAATATCTATCAGACCTGGAAATGCGCCACTCCCTGAAAACCATGGGTTTGAGACAATCAAGTCATTTGCTGAAATCTTGACATGAAAGATGCATCTTCGACATGCCATATGCAGAAATTGTTATTTTAGATGGAAACAAACTAATTCCAGATTAGATATATGTAAACTAGCACAGTTAACAATATATAGCAAGTTAAAGGCAGACGGAATGGTTTGAAGACTTTTGATTGTGACTTGCTATGAACAAAAACAGGAAATACATAGATATTTCTTATTTCACAAAAAATCCTTGTGCTACAATGCATTTGTAGAAAGATCTATATATTGGGTGAAATGTGTTTGTAAGGTGATCAATGTATTGAGCAATGCTACAAAAATGACCAACATAGAAGCTCAACAACACATAAACATGAGCAAGACAGACCTTGGTCTCATTTGCATCTCCGTCACACTAGTTTTACATTGCCATTCATCTGTTACACATGTTTCAATTGATAACAAATCCACTTCCTGAATCCAGTCATACAACAAATATTGTCACATCTATAATGTGTACAGAAAGATACCCACTACAAATGGACAAAAGCTCAAAAGATGAGAACCTGCAGAGGGACACAGAGTCACGGACTATATTCCCTCACCTTAATCTTGCATTTCAATGTCGGTGGATTCAAGCTTCATACTGCTCGATTGAATGGAGACAACCAGATCCTCAATTCTTAGCGGAAGATTCCTTGCCACATGCTGGAACAAAGCTTTTGAGTGGCCACATGCAAAAGCACGGGCACGATTCGGCTTTCCAACAAACTGCAGCTCACCGATTTGCATGTTCCAATCCACAAGTTTCACACTTCCATCTCTAACAGCAAAGCGGAGAAGGTTCCCTGGTCGCCGGTTTGACTTCCGTATGAATTCACTGTACAGACCACCAAATACAATAGGAGGATCGTCAGAAGTAACTACCTTGCCATCTTCTTGTAACTCCAGCACAAGATGCTGCTCACTTGGTATTTCTCCCTTACTATCTTTCCATACTAGTGCGAGCGGTGTGATTCCAGCTTGATAATGTGCATGTTTGCTGTTTTTTTCaagaatacgcaaaagatttacaTATTATTGTAACTAAGAAGAATAGTTTAAGCATACACACGACACGCTTCTAATGAGCGCCCTAGAAGGTCTTACATCTGGACCTTCCTAGCAGTTTGTTTCgaacttcgatattacataaaagtaaacAACCGAACTAAGAGCAGTGCAGTAACCTACGGAGCTAGACGTCTCCGTTGCTGACCGCGCGAccctgctccgtcatccgagAAGAGTCTTCTACCAGTCCTAGCATTGGTCGCCGGGAACAGCTTGTCCAGAGCTTCCACTTCGCTCGACGTCAAGTCCCCTGCGAATAAGTCGCCGTATGCTCGCTTAGACGCGGATGAAATTGGAGTTGTCGGCGGTGCAAAGCCCATCATTTGCATGAGGAGCACCTCACCCCGCTTGGAGGTCGGAATGTGCGCCAGCGGCTGAGCAGCGATCCGTCTACTCCTTTTTGGCAGGGGTTGCCTTGTGGTTGCCACCTTCTGCCTTGGTGGGCTGGCAATTAAAGGCGACATTCGCTTGAGCTGCACCTCCTCAGTGAACCAAGCGAGACGCGGGGCAGCTTCGCGTGGTGTGGGCGTCGCGTTGCTGTGGGTGGTGCAGTCATCTGCGACGCCGGGTTGTCCCGCCCGTGGTGGCATGAGCTATGCCGGCCCCTACACTAGCGACAACAGAGCCGTTGCCAGGGAACAGGTGCCCACCACTGGTGCTTCAACCTCCTGAGGGGTTGCCACTGCCGCCTGAGTAGGCAGACACTCAGGTGTTGCTGCACTCATTGGCCGGCTCACGACGAGCGAGGCGGCAAGCTCCTCCAACATCGGGTCGAACGAGCCGACCCATACGGGAGGTCCCGTGCTCGCACACGGCGCCAATGCCAGCGGATCTGGCTCAAGGAAGCAAAGTATAGTAGCCGAAGAAGTGGCGTTGTCAGCAGGCGTGCCCCCTGCTGATGTCCCTCGCCGGCTTACTCCGACGGCGTCGGTGGCAGCGGCAAGTGCTGttggtgccccccccccccccccccgcccccttgTGCGGCCCCATCCGAGCTCGGTGGACCGCCATGTGGCGCCTGGGAGGCTGGAGGGTCGCCACGAGGAGAGTGTCATGGCAGGTTGCCACCCTTCGTCGCCGACTTCGTAGGCCTGGGCCGCTTGCAGTCCCTGGCGAGGTGGCGGTAGTCGTGGCAGCGCAGGCAACGTCGTGGCAACCGGCAAGTTGCGACACGGTGCGAGTAGGAGAGACAGTTAAAGCATCTGTTGCGAAGCTCTGCGAGGATCCTCCGTGCCTGCGGGAGCTGCTTTTGACGATGCTCAACCGAGGCGGTCGCAGGTTGCGTCTCCTGCCGTGGAAGGATCTCCCGCCACCCATCGGCGTTGGGGGCGGAAACCCTTCCGCGACGACCAAGGCGTTGGCGGGCAAGGATACGGCCATCCAATGGCCGAGCAGGCCGGCCGTGCACCAGCTAGGGGCGCGGCCGGCTGCGTCTCCTCCGTCTTCGCCTAGGTCCCTGCCGTCCATCGACCACCACGTCATGGCCCAGAGCCGTGATCGGACGAGCCTGGGTACCTAAGTATGCTGCTTGAAGACCCTGAAGAGTGCATTCATATATAGGGACGACACCGAATTTATATCTGTGATATGCTGATGGAGGATCGCCGGCAGAAGTTTCTGTGAGTTTAGAATTCAACCAGAAAAACCTGAACTCTGCGGCGTAATCATGCATCGAATAGCCTCGCCAACAAATCATGTCGATGATGTAGTATGTTTCATCAGGCTGCACCACAAGCAAAATAAAATGTTAAAAAACAGACAGAAGCAGCAAGTGAGTACACAAGTAGATTGCACCAAATGAAAAAGGAAATGTGTTAGGTTTAGGTACCTCGTGAAAAATACAATCAAGGATGGAGTAACTCGCTGGGCCAGAAGTATCTTTTGATGATCCATTTGGTAGAGCAGAAGGGAACCGATGAAGAATGGTTCCATTACGTCCTCTGCTCACTGTCATGCCATTAGTTGACACGACCAAACATCGTTTGCCAGATGGCCTAGCGAAAACATACGTATCTAATAAAGTGAAAGGGAAAAAAAATAGTGTCAAtcataatcagcctgttcggctggtgctgatacgatcaTGGATtgttactgctggctagtttggtgtgagagaaaaatactgtcctagctgaaaatttacgatcgtttacgaccaagcgaacgtGCTGAATGTTGGAGACTTATGCAACTTTGAAGACATGATAGGAGTAACTGATGACCAGAGATTGAATAAATGTAAGTGTAttatatatgatttttttttgttaattTCAACGGGGCAACAAGGAAACAAGAAGAATATTTCGTAATGTTTTTGCAGAAGAGTAGAGAGGCAGAATGAAATAAATCAAACCAAATTCAGATAAGTATGTGCTAGATAAAAAGGACAGTGGGAACGAGAGTAGCAGACCAGTGATCTGCGCGGGCGGGGCGTCGACCATCCACTCGGGGTCGGGGAGCATGATCTGGCGAGCGAACCACGGGCGTGCATTGGAGCCGCGGAGCCTGGAGGGTGGAGGCGGCCGCCGCGACGTCAGCGACGATGTTCTCTTGCTGTTCTTCatgctcgtcgtcctcgtcgtcgttgAGGTTGGTGGCCGGCTGTCCGCGGTAGGGATTTGGGCCGCCCTGTGCGAGTAGGCTAAGGTTCCAAAGCGCGACGTAGATGCGATGCACCATCGAGGGCCCCGTGGCCACCCATGCTGCTCGCCGCGAGTCCGCGCCCGTCGGCGTCAGGAGGAGGTAAGGTCGGGCAAGGCATGGTCgcatggaggctcgtcggcgtcAAGTCGCGTGCGCGCGCGGTGTGCTAGACGCTTAAACCAGGCTCCTCTGAACGTCACCATTGTAGGATCTCCGGCCAGCCGCCGGGCCGCCGGCCGCTACCACTTGACCTAACGCTACGGCACCATCACCAACGGTGAACCGCGAGGACGGGGGACGCGCGCTTCACCATGGACGGAACGAGCAGTGCCAGCATGCATCATGTCATCACGGACGTACGGAACCAGCAGCCGTCGCAGCCACCACCACGACCTTCAGTGCGCCTGGATCCGAGCATGCATGCCCAGGGACATGCGGCCGAAGAACTCGACGGCCCTCTGGCCCCCGCCGTCGCTATCTGTGATCCCCCACGCTGGGCTACCAGCAGGCCAGCTCACGGACACGGGCTTGCTGCCCCTCCGAGCGGCGCCGTGTCTGCAGGCCTCGCCTCCAATAATCCAGGATTTCCCCACCGATAGCTGCTCTAGTAGGAGAGCGGAGGAAAATGGCGGGCTCTGTGAGATATAATAATTACACCAAAAGATAAAAGACGATTAGTTTAAACAAAATCAATTTGTAGCAAATACGCAGAAATTCACTAGGTCTGATAAAAATAGGGATTTGCTATTTATCTATCAAAACAAATTTCTTCACAACAAAACTGTCAAATCTATCGAATTTATCAACTCACAATTTAGCATAAAGATTCGCATCACAATTCtccttcatcttcatcaagtcCGATGTGCGGCGGGTGGGATGATGAGACAAGACGACCGTGATGGCAAAATGGCAAGGCGGTGAGGAGGCAGCAAGGAAGCGACGAGGAGACGGTGAACGGTGAGGCGGTGAGGAGGTGTGGCAAGGTGGAATGGCGAGGAGATAGCGAAGTGTGGCGGCCAAAGGAGCGTCGTTGGCGTTGAAGGCGAAGAAGTCCCTTAACAACGCTCATGAGGGTTCGAAACAATCTCGTCCCCTACCAGTCTTGCACTACCAGTCTTGCATTGACAATGTGAATCCACTATATCGCTTCTGATAAAGTTCAAGCTCCGCCCGAGTAACGAGTGTAGTCCCAGACTCATAAGAAACGCTACCTTAGGGTTGCTCCAAAGGAGTTTCTGTATCATTACCACCACTAACAAAACCTTGCAATACTCTTCGTTCGGGCCATCTGCAAATACATTCAGAGGTAGCAAAAATCACCGAGCATGCGCACGACAAAGTAGACCATTCAAGATTAAAGGTAAACAACGATAACCTACCCTCGAAGTAAGAAAACCAAAGGACCTATCCAACCTTACCTTCATAAAGACCTTGGAGCATGGCTTCGAGAAAAACTTCACAATGATCCATATCCGGAACCGACAAAAACCAAATAGCCACCACCTGAGCCCAGTATTTATAAGGGGGTGGAAACCCAATTGTTGCAATACACAAATCCCAAAAAAAATCTCGGGTGCGCATCAGGGCAGGCGACATACGTGCAAAAAATCTCGAATCAACAACTAATACAGaagcaaaacaaacaaacaaacaaacaaaaagacGTACAAGCATCCTAACCAGGCAACTCATACGAGGGGCGCTTATCCCGAATATCCTCCAAATCTCCCTTTGGTCATACCAAGGCTCTGCTTCGTTCCATATGAGATGGCACAACACAAAGCTTCGAGGTATGAGGGGATATTGTTGGGGGCGGCACCTTCGGGACTCCACAAGCGCTGCAACCTGCAAGTTCTCTTTATATCACACTTGGGTCCTATCTTGCAGGGTTTGCATTGAAAGTCCCTAGTGAGGGTCATACGGAGGTGCTCACCCCCAAGGCATATTACGAAAAGTGGGTCTGTGTGAGGGACCACCACTAGCTCATCCAAGCAGAGGGTTGTCGACCCGACCACCTTCGCTTAAATACAAGTGGCCATCAAGGTTCGACACCCTCGACGTGGAGGAGAGTGGTTGAGACCGAGAGGACCAAGGACCAACTTACCCTTGGATATGTGAGAAATATGCCCAATCGGTTGTAGGAGTTGTATAATTTGTGTGTCACCCATATCCCCTATAAATATAGTGCCTCATGACAATGACGAGGTATATTAAATGACACTGCCATCTTTTACATTTGGTTCACTGCTTTGGGCTCACTACCAAAGAACCCTTGATCTCGCGATTGAAGGTCTTCTTAGTGGTTGTTATCCTAACGAAGTGCTACATAATTGATGATCGATCGTTTAAATTTTAAATGTGGTTATGTGGTTTTCTCCGTAGTGAAGCACACGCATATTTCCTAGTTTTGGATTCGATTTTGATTTCCAAACACacggattttttttgttttcatttttgtaTTTTAAGGGGAATTTTTatcctttttttagaaaaaagtcTATATCACCCCCTGAGGTTTGGAGAGGTGTCCACTTAACCCCCAAAGTATAAAACCAGGTATTGAACACATTAAAGTTTGCAAAACCAGTCAGTTAACCCCCTGGGTGGTTTTGCTAGGTGGTTTTGTATATGGCACTCCTAGCTGGCTGCCTTTGCTGTGGTGTCCAGGCTATCAGCCCGCACCACTGCTGCTCCACGCACACCGCCGCTGACCGCGCGCACGCACTGTTGCGATTCCTGGTTTACCGACTCCTCTTCCTCAGTCACCTGCGATTCCTCTGCGAAGGCTGGATGTGGGACGAGAAATAGCGTCTCTGGACAGTGGACGGCCTCAAAGCCAATGGCAACGGCTTCAGCGGCGGCGACGATAAGCCAGGATGGAGCTGCAGGGTGGTGGCGCCGGGCTCAAATCAAACACGGGGCCGGGCAAAGAGAGGACGGGGAAGAAATTCGACGTGCATGCATGTCATCAGGCTGGCGCATGGCTGCTGTTACGAGCGACTACGATGCGGTTTGATGATAGGCTAACAAGAAGCAAGCTGATGCATAGGCTCTCACATACCCATCGGAAGCGGTTAAAACCCACTTCACTCTGCTGCAACGAGAGCATTTGAGGCATTGCTGGCTCCTTCGCAAGCTGACGCGTGGCCACTACAAGTTTCACAAAAACACACTCTTTCTTTTTAGAAACTAACCCGCCGTCCAGAGCCTCGCTCGCCGCTCGGCCGCACCCGGCACCCGCACGATGGCTTGGGTCACGGTCACGCCCACGCACGGCTTGGGTCAAtcccgaaaccctagccgccgtcatCTCTTATCTCCCCTTAGCCTCGCCGTGCCGGAGAAGCGCGCCTCGATCTACAGGGGAGGGTGGTGTGCTCCCGTGGCCACGCCGCGGTGGGGTGCGAAGATGCTCTCATGGTCAGAGCAACAACCCTGACTCCCCGAGGTGATGACGAGAGCTGAAGGTATGAGCAAGCAACTTCTCCTTTCCCTTCTCGTGCCTTATCTCTACCTCCTCTCTAAGATCCATTCGCTAGAGCTAAGCttgatctctctccctctcagatCTGACCACGAGCTCCTCAATGGCATGAGCATACGCTC
Coding sequences within:
- the LOC136454442 gene encoding uncharacterized protein — protein: MKNSKRTSSLTSRRPPPPSRLRGSNARPWFARQIMLPDPEWMVDAPPAQITDTYVFARPSGKRCLVVSTNGMTVSRGRNGTILHRFPSALPNGSSKDTSGPASYSILDCIFHEPDETYYIIDMICWRGYSMHDYAAEFRFFWLNSKLTETSAGDPPSAYHRYKFGVVPIYECTLQGLQAAYLGTQARPITALGHDVVVDGRQGPRRRRRRRSRPRPYKHAHYQAGITPLALVWKDSKGEIPSEQHLVLELQEDGKVVTSDDPPIVFGGLYSEFIRKSNRRPGNLLRFAVRDGSVKLVDWNMQIGELQFVGKPNRARAFACGHSKALFQHVARNLPLRIEDLVVSIQSSSMKLESTDIEMQD